From Halotia branconii CENA392, the proteins below share one genomic window:
- the gshA gene encoding glutamate--cysteine ligase yields the protein MALLKGFEIEMYTGTPQGEIVGLSDKIVGSLDGFMREPDSRNVEYVTDPSSNYENLLCALLRPRRELRDYLQRLGNYTLIPGSTLSLGDSDRFFRSDPTNPYHDYIETTYGTKVVTASVHINVGISDPEVLMRACRVIRAEAPLFLALSASSPFLDGKTTGYHSTRWGIFPQTPINVPLFASHAHHIEWVENQLATGTMQNVRHLWSSVRPNGDRRPYDLNRLELRICDLVTDPIALLAITALLEARLLQIIDNPSIDPLTQSIFSPEELITLIVSNEAAAASNSLDAQLRHWQDGRSITARDWITELYQDVWAIAKQQGFSCFLSPVHKILREGNEAQQWLQLYKVGFDSQCVITQAIAATQERELELENNLCSSLVA from the coding sequence GTGGCGCTATTAAAAGGCTTTGAGATTGAGATGTACACTGGCACGCCTCAAGGAGAAATAGTCGGTCTCTCCGACAAAATTGTCGGATCTTTGGATGGATTTATGCGGGAACCAGATAGCCGCAATGTAGAATACGTAACCGACCCATCCAGCAATTATGAGAATCTCTTGTGCGCCTTGTTGCGTCCTAGGCGTGAGTTACGAGACTATCTCCAACGTTTGGGCAATTATACTTTAATACCAGGGAGTACTCTATCTTTAGGTGATAGCGATCGCTTCTTTCGTTCCGACCCTACCAACCCCTATCACGACTATATAGAGACAACTTACGGCACAAAAGTAGTTACCGCCAGCGTTCATATTAACGTGGGTATCAGCGACCCAGAAGTTTTAATGCGGGCTTGTCGAGTCATTCGTGCAGAAGCACCCTTATTTCTCGCCCTCAGCGCCTCATCTCCCTTCTTAGATGGCAAAACCACTGGTTATCACTCCACTCGCTGGGGAATCTTCCCCCAAACGCCTATTAATGTGCCATTATTTGCTAGTCACGCCCATCATATTGAGTGGGTAGAAAATCAGCTTGCGACTGGGACAATGCAAAACGTGAGGCATTTGTGGTCATCGGTGCGACCAAATGGCGATCGCCGTCCCTACGATCTCAATCGTCTAGAATTGCGAATTTGCGATTTAGTCACAGATCCCATTGCCTTACTAGCAATTACCGCCTTATTGGAAGCACGTCTGTTGCAAATAATAGACAATCCCAGCATCGATCCGTTAACCCAAAGTATTTTTTCTCCCGAAGAACTCATTACCCTAATTGTTAGCAACGAAGCAGCAGCAGCTAGTAACAGTCTTGATGCTCAACTGAGACATTGGCAAGATGGCAGAAGCATTACAGCTAGAGATTGGATTACTGAACTTTACCAAGATGTTTGGGCGATCGCCAAACAACAAGGTTTTAGCTGCTTTCTTTCTCCTGTGCATAAAATCCTTCGCGAAGGGAACGAAGCCCAGCAGTGGTTACAACTGTACAAAGTTGGTTTTGATAGTCAGTGCGTTATTACCCAAGCTATTGCAGCCACCCAAGAACGCGAATTGGAATTAGAAAACAATTTGTGTTCGTCACTAGTGGCTTAA
- a CDS encoding AAA domain-containing protein, which yields MNNAKVKISELLKELNLGSKELLALCAQLNIAVKTQRSTILEADAERIRTVAKKPDVKNPTTSNVKTVEDWGYVLIASAIDRLIHNLEGETALKLYSDFRERRERANELMYECVGQKPCLFYVRRQGNGRDPGEEIWNLTIATDWDDVKLPPRLAELKKTIGFRASVPQDGHGGLKILSAHLLQPSRGQIDGYAVPCRLRLLPNHQYSIGIPSTALARMAATPVCGDHVPTEAQLQAWKAFLQIEENIAKARQFCVRYVAENQSHKRRINFEIDVASATLDGSQENSLKEVNFWERVKQARNEEVKLFENTPTGQSWYSGRQLGTIEEVDPKRGIISIKLERELAEYIAAKNYQLPATGFLYFEAVGDIQQIKRKKKALDDLNHGYTQNPYLGNFLFEASQARPIKKTVQLQPQDLLLSSANPGQKAAVEKVLAAEDLVLIQGPPGTGKTTVIAEICYQVALRGGRTLIASQANLAVDNALSRLVHNPVIRAIRKGRAEKVGEEGQAFLEDQVIGKWLENTAADCENRVALRLDNVQILRQLLASSQRFTAYLKVEEEFHQKQQEFQKAKADLVTKSQAQEIVLQELEVKKNEVESLYLGLDKLLNTTQNVNWEAPEVADFLPRLKPYTESNILIKNFLANVRQAINYTNELGLMPTARGAFALAVWLRETVANKLSQLRIVLNHAQDASVAMLEVAASAQIVRKNGDYLHQLQTERQQLLPKQQNLQQTIQILQNRQREIDYIITAVVDWKSTAPTHLYQVISTCQQSGQPLTDNLVDLPLGLWMFANSLKLPLLPKNYTINLPDWKLLNKAIAYEIEGGFIDRKGNQHNFSYFLQQTLSQIPLVLLSSDRTQWQETYQQFNNYQLLTPKQRKLLIENTQCFLSRMQQNYSASWELDNIDSTIKYITQELLESILKNARHCVSRVKIETEHQLQHLQRQLNELQNYEITQQQISSIQSQVEKAKKDGKLQLGRVINILQELSQQHNVPTQLRTLVEKYLNQQANIWEQPQEFATKINSWETCINNLETIISSLEPFAVLENIKHSLDEHLLKLNEETIVSQQQLQNIQTKLHKLEQQLQPEISETLITERNWWQTEWQAIPDKFKPQNSSGNLFDWKLLRSLKTQFESWQEQLQTEETYLSRYQHFIGDWIAKVKNPTERDRNDLRQIYLDNSNVVGITCVQAAGRDFSEEFKSFDVVIIDEVSKCTPPELLIPALKGKKLVMVGDHRQLPPMLDTSTLEEVAQKTSSTREELQFLEESLFKSQFESADKSIKQMLTTQYRMHPFIMGAINQFYDGKLECGLLEPDIKRAHNLVGEIIQPDHHLIWVKMPQENEFQEQREYTSFFNTREIDVIERLCQQFESTWSFRVANGEPKKQIAVITFYGAQLRKIDERLQSELFPSLEIRTGTVDRFQGMERPVVIVSMVRNNHQQDVGFAKKPERVNVAFSRAQELLVIVGCHDLFTHQSGRVGGMYSEVSNTVSRHGGFVDVYDLFS from the coding sequence ATGAACAACGCCAAAGTTAAAATATCCGAATTATTAAAAGAATTAAATTTAGGTAGCAAAGAGCTATTAGCTCTTTGCGCTCAACTTAATATTGCAGTCAAAACCCAAAGAAGCACAATTTTAGAAGCTGATGCCGAACGCATTCGCACAGTAGCCAAAAAACCAGATGTAAAAAATCCTACAACTTCTAACGTCAAAACTGTAGAAGATTGGGGTTATGTCTTAATAGCTTCAGCAATTGATAGATTGATTCACAATCTTGAAGGTGAAACTGCCCTGAAACTATATTCTGACTTTCGGGAGCGGCGGGAACGTGCCAACGAGTTAATGTATGAATGCGTTGGTCAAAAACCTTGCCTGTTTTATGTGCGTCGACAAGGTAACGGCAGAGACCCAGGCGAGGAAATTTGGAACTTAACAATTGCCACAGACTGGGATGATGTAAAATTACCCCCAAGATTAGCCGAACTCAAAAAAACTATCGGATTTCGAGCATCTGTACCTCAAGATGGACACGGCGGTTTAAAAATCCTATCGGCGCATTTGCTACAACCTTCGCGGGGACAAATCGATGGCTATGCAGTACCTTGTCGTTTACGACTGCTACCCAATCATCAATATTCTATTGGTATTCCCTCAACAGCTTTAGCACGGATGGCAGCCACACCAGTCTGTGGCGACCATGTACCTACAGAAGCACAACTACAAGCTTGGAAAGCATTTTTACAGATTGAGGAAAATATCGCTAAGGCGCGTCAGTTTTGCGTGCGTTACGTAGCTGAAAATCAGAGTCACAAAAGGCGGATTAATTTTGAAATTGATGTGGCTTCAGCCACCCTAGACGGTTCTCAAGAAAATTCCTTGAAGGAAGTAAATTTCTGGGAACGCGTAAAACAAGCCAGAAACGAAGAAGTAAAGCTATTTGAAAATACTCCCACAGGACAAAGCTGGTATAGCGGTCGTCAATTAGGCACTATTGAAGAAGTTGACCCCAAACGTGGCATTATCAGCATCAAGCTAGAACGCGAGTTAGCCGAATACATAGCAGCAAAAAATTATCAGCTACCAGCCACCGGATTCTTGTATTTTGAGGCAGTTGGCGATATTCAACAAATTAAACGTAAGAAAAAAGCCTTAGATGATTTGAATCATGGTTATACCCAAAATCCTTACTTGGGCAACTTTTTATTTGAGGCTTCTCAAGCCAGACCGATTAAAAAAACTGTGCAACTCCAGCCACAGGATTTGTTATTATCCTCTGCGAATCCTGGTCAAAAAGCAGCAGTAGAAAAGGTACTTGCAGCCGAAGATTTAGTTCTGATTCAAGGCCCCCCAGGTACAGGCAAAACTACTGTAATTGCTGAGATTTGCTATCAAGTTGCCCTGCGTGGTGGACGTACCCTGATTGCTTCTCAAGCCAATTTAGCAGTTGATAATGCCTTAAGTCGCTTAGTTCATAACCCAGTTATCCGCGCTATCCGTAAGGGACGAGCCGAGAAAGTTGGAGAAGAAGGACAAGCATTTTTAGAAGATCAAGTAATTGGCAAATGGCTAGAAAATACTGCTGCTGACTGCGAAAATAGAGTTGCTCTACGTCTGGATAATGTACAAATTTTGCGACAATTGCTAGCATCATCACAACGATTTACAGCATATCTAAAAGTAGAGGAAGAATTTCATCAAAAACAACAGGAGTTTCAGAAAGCTAAAGCAGATTTAGTAACAAAATCTCAAGCGCAAGAAATAGTACTTCAAGAACTAGAAGTCAAAAAAAATGAAGTTGAATCTCTATATTTGGGGTTAGATAAGTTACTAAATACTACCCAAAATGTTAATTGGGAAGCTCCAGAAGTTGCAGATTTTTTACCACGCTTGAAGCCATATACAGAAAGTAATATATTAATTAAAAACTTTTTAGCAAATGTTCGTCAAGCTATTAATTATACAAATGAGTTAGGCTTAATGCCTACTGCGCGTGGTGCATTTGCATTAGCAGTTTGGTTGCGTGAAACTGTGGCGAATAAACTATCTCAATTGAGAATAGTATTAAATCATGCTCAAGATGCAAGTGTAGCCATGTTAGAAGTTGCAGCATCGGCGCAAATTGTGAGAAAGAATGGTGACTATTTGCATCAACTACAAACAGAACGTCAGCAATTACTACCCAAACAGCAAAACTTACAGCAAACTATCCAGATTTTACAAAATCGTCAACGAGAAATTGATTATATTATCACAGCAGTTGTCGATTGGAAGTCTACAGCACCTACTCATTTGTATCAGGTAATCAGTACTTGTCAGCAATCTGGTCAACCGTTAACAGATAACTTAGTAGACTTACCTCTAGGTTTGTGGATGTTTGCTAATTCCTTGAAGTTACCTTTATTGCCTAAAAATTATACAATTAACTTGCCAGATTGGAAACTATTAAATAAAGCGATCGCCTATGAAATAGAAGGAGGTTTTATTGATCGAAAAGGTAATCAACATAATTTTAGTTATTTTTTACAACAAACTTTAAGTCAGATTCCATTAGTGCTATTATCAAGCGATCGCACCCAATGGCAAGAAACTTACCAACAATTTAATAATTATCAATTACTGACTCCCAAACAGCGAAAGTTATTGATTGAAAATACTCAGTGTTTTTTGAGTAGAATGCAACAAAATTATAGCGCATCCTGGGAATTAGATAACATCGATTCTACTATCAAATATATTACCCAAGAATTATTAGAAAGCATCTTAAAAAATGCTCGTCACTGTGTTTCAAGAGTGAAAATCGAAACTGAACATCAACTTCAGCATCTACAACGACAATTAAATGAACTGCAAAATTATGAAATCACCCAGCAGCAAATATCTAGTATTCAATCTCAGGTAGAAAAAGCTAAAAAAGATGGGAAGTTACAACTAGGACGAGTTATCAATATTTTGCAAGAACTCAGCCAGCAGCATAATGTACCTACTCAATTACGTACCTTAGTTGAAAAGTATTTAAATCAGCAAGCAAATATTTGGGAACAGCCTCAAGAATTTGCCACAAAAATCAATTCTTGGGAAACTTGCATAAATAATCTGGAAACTATAATTTCATCTTTAGAACCTTTTGCTGTATTAGAAAATATTAAACACTCTTTGGATGAACATCTTTTAAAGCTAAATGAAGAAACTATAGTTTCTCAACAACAACTCCAAAACATTCAAACAAAATTACATAAGTTAGAGCAGCAATTGCAACCAGAAATTTCAGAAACTTTAATAACTGAAAGAAACTGGTGGCAGACAGAATGGCAAGCCATACCAGATAAATTTAAACCTCAAAATTCTAGTGGCAACTTGTTCGATTGGAAGCTTTTACGCAGCCTGAAAACTCAGTTTGAATCTTGGCAAGAGCAACTGCAAACTGAAGAGACTTATCTCAGTCGCTATCAACATTTTATCGGAGATTGGATTGCAAAAGTCAAAAATCCTACAGAGCGAGACCGCAACGACTTACGACAAATTTATTTAGATAACTCCAACGTCGTCGGTATTACTTGTGTACAAGCAGCAGGCCGAGATTTTTCTGAAGAATTTAAATCTTTTGACGTGGTAATCATTGATGAAGTCAGCAAGTGTACTCCACCAGAATTACTCATACCCGCCTTGAAAGGTAAAAAGTTAGTTATGGTAGGCGACCATCGACAACTACCACCCATGCTTGATACTAGCACTTTAGAAGAAGTTGCCCAAAAAACCAGCAGCACAAGAGAAGAACTACAATTTTTAGAAGAGTCACTTTTTAAAAGTCAGTTTGAGTCTGCTGATAAAAGTATCAAGCAGATGCTAACTACCCAATATCGAATGCATCCCTTTATTATGGGAGCAATCAATCAGTTTTATGACGGTAAATTAGAATGCGGTCTTTTAGAACCTGACATAAAACGCGCTCACAATCTAGTAGGTGAAATTATTCAACCAGACCATCATTTGATCTGGGTAAAAATGCCTCAAGAAAATGAATTTCAAGAACAACGTGAGTATACTTCTTTTTTTAATACTCGTGAAATTGATGTCATTGAACGTTTATGTCAACAATTTGAGAGTACTTGGTCTTTTAGAGTTGCTAACGGTGAACCGAAAAAACAAATCGCCGTAATTACATTTTATGGCGCTCAGCTGCGGAAAATTGATGAGCGTTTGCAATCTGAACTTTTTCCCTCATTAGAAATTCGTACAGGTACAGTTGACCGATTTCAAGGTATGGAAAGACCTGTGGTAATTGTAAGTATGGTTCGCAATAATCATCAACAAGATGTCGGATTTGCGAAGAAACCAGAACGGGTAAATGTGGCTTTTTCCCGCGCCCAAGAACTATTAGTAATTGTGGGTTGTCATGATTTATTTACACATCAATCTGGTAGAGTCGGAGGTATGTATTCCGAGGTTTCAAATACTGTAAGTCGTCATGGAGGTTTCGTTGATGTTTATGACTTATTCAGCTAA
- a CDS encoding histone deacetylase family protein: protein MDLPIIYHPDYIAPLPEGHRFPMSKFRQLYELLLTDGVAQIEQFHIPERPPSELIELVHTLDYVQAYCNGTLDPKAQRRIGLPWSPALVNRTCVAVGGTILTAKLALNQGLACNTAGGTHHAFPSYGSGFCIFNDLAIACRVLQKLRLVQKILIVDLDVHQGDGTAFIFQNDESVFTFSMHCEVNFPGTKQNSDLDVPLPVGMEDDAYLQTLANYLPELLSKVKPDLVFYDAGVDPHLSDRLGKLALTDTGIFRREMQVLSTCVGAGYPVACVIGGGYADDMKSLVWRHSLLHRAASQVYQQYRL, encoded by the coding sequence ATGGATCTGCCAATTATTTACCATCCAGATTACATTGCGCCTCTGCCAGAAGGACATCGTTTTCCGATGTCTAAGTTCCGACAATTATATGAATTGCTTTTGACAGATGGTGTAGCGCAAATAGAACAATTTCACATTCCTGAACGTCCACCCTCTGAGTTAATTGAGTTAGTTCACACTCTTGACTATGTTCAAGCTTACTGTAACGGAACTTTAGACCCTAAAGCACAGCGTCGCATCGGTTTACCTTGGAGTCCGGCACTGGTGAATCGGACTTGTGTAGCTGTTGGTGGTACAATACTGACTGCCAAGCTGGCACTAAATCAAGGTTTAGCTTGCAATACTGCCGGTGGTACTCATCATGCTTTTCCTAGTTATGGGTCTGGTTTTTGTATTTTCAATGATTTAGCGATCGCTTGTCGCGTTTTACAAAAACTCAGACTTGTGCAAAAAATCTTGATTGTGGATTTAGATGTTCATCAAGGCGATGGTACAGCTTTTATTTTTCAAAACGATGAGAGTGTTTTTACTTTCTCTATGCACTGTGAAGTAAACTTTCCCGGTACTAAACAAAACAGCGATTTAGATGTTCCTTTACCTGTGGGAATGGAAGATGATGCCTATCTGCAAACTTTGGCGAATTATCTACCAGAACTATTGTCAAAAGTCAAGCCAGATTTAGTATTTTACGATGCAGGTGTTGACCCTCATTTAAGCGATCGCTTGGGCAAATTAGCCTTAACTGATACTGGCATTTTTCGGCGAGAAATGCAGGTTTTGAGTACTTGTGTGGGTGCAGGTTATCCAGTCGCCTGTGTAATTGGTGGCGGTTACGCCGATGATATGAAGTCTTTAGTATGGCGACACTCTTTGTTACATCGCGCTGCCAGCCAAGTCTATCAGCAGTACAGGCTTTAA
- a CDS encoding mechanosensitive ion channel family protein, translating into MTTVQWILPVALILFALLAGIIGEKVIFTKLSRFVTKRQILGGEVIFNSLRRMTFIWFTLAGFSAAISYSSLKIDADFKILLQKVITIIFLSSVTFVLARLTAGFVSLFIHRTEGVPASLISNLAMTIILVLGTLIILQTVGIEITPIVTTLGIGGLAVGLALQDTLANLFSGFYLIVSKQVRTGDYVKLDDGQEGYVTDITWRNTTIREISNNVIIVPNSKLASAIFTNYHLPEKEITLTMNVGVSYNSDLEEVERVTVEVAKDVMREIAPELIAIEPYIRFHTFNDFSIDFTLYMRVSEYFDQRMGKHLFVKKLHKRYQQAGITIPFPIRDVYMQDNGAENSDMEVD; encoded by the coding sequence ATGACTACGGTACAATGGATTCTCCCAGTAGCACTGATTTTATTTGCCTTACTGGCGGGAATAATTGGTGAAAAAGTTATCTTCACAAAATTAAGCAGATTTGTTACCAAAAGACAAATTCTTGGGGGTGAAGTTATATTTAACTCTCTACGCCGAATGACGTTTATTTGGTTTACCCTTGCTGGCTTTTCGGCTGCGATTTCTTATTCTTCATTGAAGATAGATGCAGATTTCAAAATTCTTCTGCAAAAAGTTATCACTATCATTTTTCTATCTTCTGTAACCTTTGTCTTAGCTAGATTAACTGCTGGTTTTGTGAGTTTATTTATTCACAGAACTGAAGGAGTTCCAGCATCACTGATCTCCAATCTAGCCATGACTATTATTTTGGTTTTAGGAACATTAATTATTTTACAAACCGTTGGAATTGAAATTACGCCAATAGTTACCACTTTAGGAATTGGTGGTTTAGCAGTAGGTTTGGCACTTCAAGACACACTAGCAAATTTATTTTCTGGTTTTTATTTAATTGTTTCTAAGCAAGTCCGAACCGGAGATTATGTAAAATTAGATGATGGACAAGAAGGTTATGTCACAGATATTACATGGCGCAATACGACAATCAGAGAAATTTCTAATAATGTAATTATCGTACCAAACTCTAAATTAGCTTCGGCAATTTTCACTAACTACCATTTACCAGAGAAAGAAATTACTTTAACAATGAATGTAGGTGTCAGTTACAACAGCGATTTAGAAGAAGTTGAAAGAGTGACTGTAGAAGTTGCTAAAGATGTAATGCGAGAAATTGCACCAGAATTAATAGCAATTGAACCATATATTAGATTTCATACATTTAATGATTTTAGTATAGATTTTACCCTGTATATGCGCGTCAGCGAATACTTTGATCAACGTATGGGCAAACATCTATTTGTGAAAAAATTACATAAACGCTATCAACAAGCCGGAATTACAATTCCCTTTCCGATTCGAGATGTTTATATGCAGGATAATGGGGCAGAAAATTCAGATATGGAAGTGGACTAA